The window GCCGCCCGCGACGCCAAACTGGCTTGGCTGGAGCTGGCCTACGCCCGCCGGGGCCAGGCTTTGGCGGCCGAGGTCGCCGGCCAAGTGAAAAAGCTTTCCGGCATGGCCGAAAAATACAGTGCCTTCGGCCTGGCCGATGCGGGCCAGTTGGCCATGCTCAAGGCGGCCGCGGCCAAGGCTACCCTGGAAGTGTCCGGCCTGCGGGCCAAGGCCGGCGTGGCCAAGGCCCGGCTGGCCCGAGCCATGGGCCTGGCCGCCGGACAGGACGTCGACATCGCCGGCGAGGCCCCGGACACGCCGCCGGCCCTGCCCGAGGCGGCCTGGGCCGTGGCCTATGCCGAAGCCAACAACCTCAAGGTCCAGGCGGCGTCCTTCGCCGCGCAGGCGGCGGCCAGCGGCGTGGAGCTGGAAAAAATCCGCTGGCTCAAGGATTTTGAGGTCGGCGCCGCCTATGACCTGGACATCGAAAGCAACCGGACCCTGGGCCCCGGGGCCTCGGTCAAGCTGCCGCTTTTCGACCAGAACCAGGCCCAGAAGGCCAAGGCGGCCTTCCAGTTGCGCCAGGCGGCCCGCCTGGTGGAGGACGCCCGGGGCGAGGCCCGCGAGGCGGCCCTGCGCGCCCTGGAAGACGCCGGCCTGGCCCGGGCCACGGCCGAGGAACTGGCCGCGGCCGTCCTGCCCCAGGTGAAACTGGCCGCCGATTGGGCCTCGCGCTATGCCGGGGCCATGCAGCTTTCGGAACTGACGGCCCTGGACGCCCGGCTGGAATTGTTGCGCGAGCGCCTGCGGCACAACCAGGCCCTGCTGGCCGAGCAAACGGCCCTGGTGAAACTGGAATACGCCCTGGGCGGCCCCATCCGCGCAAAATAAAGGGATTTCCGGCCGGTCGCCCCGACAAAACGCTTTGATCCCGTGGCGGTCGAGGCTAGACTGGGGCGACCGGCCGCGTTTCCGGGCCAGTCGCCCGCCATGTGTCGCGGCCTCCAGAGTGCCCAGGAGGTCTTCCGTGCCCGCTTTCGCCAAACGCATGTCCCAGGTGCGCCGTTCGTTCATTCGCGAGATTCTCAAGGTCACCGCCGATCCGTCCATCATCTCGTTCGCCGGCGGCCTGCCCAAGCCCGACCTGTTCCCCACCGGCCCCATGGCCGAAGCCGCGGCCAAGGTATTGGCCGACAACGGCCCGGCCGCCCTGCAATATTCCGTCACCGAGGGCGAGCCGGCCCTGCGTGAATGGATCGCCGCCCGCTACAAGGCCAAGAAGAACATGGCCGTCGACCCGGCCAACGTCCTCGTCACCAACGGCTCCCAGCAGAGCCTGGACCTGCTCGGCAAGGTCTTCCTCGACCCCGGCGACCTCGTGGCCGTGGAGCTGCCCGGCTACATCGGCGCCATCCAGGCCTTTTCCGTGTTCGAGCCGCAATTCGCCGGCGTGCCCCTGACCCCGCAGGGACCGGACATCGACCGCCTCAGTGACGCCATTTTGGGCAAGCAGGCCAAGATGTTCTACGCCGTGCCCAATTTCCAGAACCCCTCGGGCCTGACCTATTCCCTGGCGGCCAGGCGGGCCGTGGCCGAGGTCCTGCGCGTGTCCGACACGGTCTTCGTCGAGGACGACCCCTACGGCGAGCTGCGCTTTTTCGGCGAAGCCCAGCCGCCGGTGTCGGCGTTTTTGCCCGGCGACGCCTTCATGCTCGGCACGTTTTCCAAGATCGCCGCCCCGGGCCTGCGCCTGGGCTGGGTGGTGGCCACGCCCGACACCCTGCCCAAGCTCGTCACGGCCAAGCAGGCCTCGGACCTGCACTGCTCCACCTTCGTGCAGCGCCTGCTCATCCAGTACCTCGCCGACAACGACCTCGACGCCCACATCGCCACCATCCGCCGGGTCTACGGCGCCCAGCGCGACCTCATGGTCGAGCGCATCAAGGCGGAATTTCCACCCGAGGTCACCTGCACCGAACCCGAGGGCGGCATGTTCCTGTGGGTGAGCCTGCCCGAGGGCTGCT of the Solidesulfovibrio sp. genome contains:
- a CDS encoding TolC family protein translates to MNRLLPVFALLVLVAGCAKVQPEADFAKTAQLVAARSGQQPVWVRTPEDAALAQKEVAAILARGVGQGDAVRLALVNNPAVQARFEAIGIARADVVQAGLPQNPSLAVLFGFPLFSGGPLAALAAQAMVSVSDLATIKDRTARAQAELEREILLVGQDAMMAARDAKLAWLELAYARRGQALAAEVAGQVKKLSGMAEKYSAFGLADAGQLAMLKAAAAKATLEVSGLRAKAGVAKARLARAMGLAAGQDVDIAGEAPDTPPALPEAAWAVAYAEANNLKVQAASFAAQAAASGVELEKIRWLKDFEVGAAYDLDIESNRTLGPGASVKLPLFDQNQAQKAKAAFQLRQAARLVEDARGEAREAALRALEDAGLARATAEELAAAVLPQVKLAADWASRYAGAMQLSELTALDARLELLRERLRHNQALLAEQTALVKLEYALGGPIRAK
- a CDS encoding PLP-dependent aminotransferase family protein, whose translation is MPAFAKRMSQVRRSFIREILKVTADPSIISFAGGLPKPDLFPTGPMAEAAAKVLADNGPAALQYSVTEGEPALREWIAARYKAKKNMAVDPANVLVTNGSQQSLDLLGKVFLDPGDLVAVELPGYIGAIQAFSVFEPQFAGVPLTPQGPDIDRLSDAILGKQAKMFYAVPNFQNPSGLTYSLAARRAVAEVLRVSDTVFVEDDPYGELRFFGEAQPPVSAFLPGDAFMLGTFSKIAAPGLRLGWVVATPDTLPKLVTAKQASDLHCSTFVQRLLIQYLADNDLDAHIATIRRVYGAQRDLMVERIKAEFPPEVTCTEPEGGMFLWVSLPEGCSAFDLFDLCIKEKVAFVPGGPFFVDGGGAREMRLNFSNAEPERIAEGVARMGRAIKTLLAGTGRAVGA